CaggaaattttttgaaacattaacCTTATAATTAAAAGAACACCGATTAGTTCTTACCACACAAGGAGATTAAACTGGAGGGCATAAGTCCAGCTTGGAGGACATCCTTGTACTTCTAGAGATATtgatccctttttttttcccatatatCATAGTATTTGTTACCAGCAACATGCCATCCAAATACTAAAATAAGAATTGATCACAATCTAGCACTTTCTTGCAGTAAAATAATCTAAACCTCTATATGTGTTACCTCCAATACAATGACTTCCAATCAAGGCCCTGTCGAGTATCAATCAAAACTGAGAACTTCACATAACCTTTATAATCAATTTGGTTTCCAAGGTTTCAACCCAAATAATGTCATGTTTTAGGTTACAAACTGGTTGAATTCCTTGTTTAGCTGCAATAAGAATGGCATTCAAAAAAGAACATACACTATTTTAGATTTAGAGCTTTAACCTCAATGAAAAGAAGCCAAGATATTCTAGAAGGTATTAACAGCATCAAAGCTTGCAagtaatctttttgttttattggtaagttacacatatGGGTGGGTCATGAACCCTCAATCTCACTTGCCACCTTGTTCTTAAAAGAGGGAAATGCTAATTCGCAACATTGAAGTTTGCAAGAAATCTAACAACTACAGCATATtatctttccaaaaaaatatataaaatcaacATTTCAtctaagaatattaatttagaaGTAAAAAGGTTAAAAATTATAGAACGAAtcacatcacaaacacaaaaacatgatttcaagaAAGGCCTTATAGAAGCTAGAGATAACAAACTCCCAATGAGTATTCTGGAAACAGTAATTAAAAGCTCATTGAAGATGCCTTtccaaaaaatcaatttaagtaTCCCCAAGGCATCTTCCCCTCCACTTCGCTACCCAAATGTAGATTTCTTTTGTTGACACTTCAGTTCAAAAGTGATTGGATGTTAACTTCAACTCTACTTGAATAACTTTAAGtattttaaatagttaaatttgTTTAAGGAAACAATTAAAGAAGTTAGGGTACTCAATGGACAAATCAAAAGATCATTCCTTTGAAATCCCCCTACTTCAAGGGTGAGCCACAGGAAAATTCAAAGATCCTAAACATCTCAAGCTACACTCACACAACTTCAAGCTCATAATGCAACATTGGAAATGGGTTTTTTATTACAAACAGATCTTACCAAGAAAGTCTGTAGGTTGGCCATTCCTGCCAACAGCAAAACCAAAGCCACTCTGACAAGGAGCATTTATTGGTTGTGGAGGCAGTTCTTGAGCCTCACCTATCATTTTAGTATAAGGCAGAAGAATTTCATTTATACACATGGAGAAACTTTTAATCTGAGCATAAATGTTTTCTTGGACCTGCTTCGTTGATAAGTAAGAGAAGCTTTACAAGCCATTTCATTGAACTCCTCTGCTTTTACCTCATCAGCATCCCTTCCCAAACagttaatgattaaaaaaaatgagattaaagGACAACCAATGAAGTAGTACACTGAATGACAAAGGTAGCATAAATTCACATGAAGCTAAGTTATGTCACATCTACTATTATTTGTCTATTATCACCTTGCAAGTAATTCaactttttcaataattaagatTTAAGAAGTTCTGAAACCAAAATaggcacaaaatatatatttaatagtgGTGATCTAACCTAAAATTCTTAATCATTATAATACTACATTCACTTCTATCTTTAAATACCATAGAGACAGGAACTAGAAAATAGTTGATGCCTAACCATGAACTTTATatgctaaggttctgtttgttttagattaaaatgtaaatttaatttcaacaaacaacttatgaaaagttttttgaagcctcactttttttaactatagttgtatttttaaacaaagtaaGTTAGTCAAAATAAGGCCATCCAAACACAATCTCAATGATAATTTACCACTTCTTTCaagtaaatttaaaattaaaaaataaataaaaataaaaataaaaatccttaacTAATGCATTCACCTATTACAAATAGATATGACATAATATATGACAATTGATAGGGTTGAAACTTAGGGAATAgtctttttttatcattattattattattggtataTTATGCATTCATAAAGTTTTGAATCAAAACCTTACCCTCTATCTCATTATTATGGAAGAGGAAGTCATTTGAGGTAGATCTCATTGTTATGGTAAATTTGCTTTAATTAATTTGACCATAACATCAAAACCCATACAATTTCTACTTCAAACATAATCATGTATATCAACATAATTGGGTAAAACATTCATTCAAGAGGTTAATAAAAACCAATATCAAATGGTCTACACTATTGATATGGTCCCTATCTTTTCACATACATACAATATCCTTAGTGAAACTGGCCAGTACCAATAGCCGCATATAGTTCGTATGCAGAGGTAACAAACAAGATAATTCAGATGACAAGGTCATAGTTACACTAACCTGGTatagaaacaatttatttatatctgCTTCTAATTGTAATTGTCTTGGATTGCAAGAGTTTTCACAACCTGTGAATATTTTTTGCAAAAGAGCAAAAGGGTCATACAAAagcacaaaaaagaagaagaagaagaagaagaagaagaagataagaaagtATAGCATAAGTGAAAGaaagttttaaactttattGAGTAGAGTTTATTGACTAATATTGTTATCAAAACCCAACTCAATTCAAAGTCAATCATAGATTTGGTTCAATTGAGTAGAGTTTGTTGGTTCCAAAATGAGAAACCCATTTTTAAAATAGGgaacagtattttcagtaaaactATTATGTCATAAACCAAGGCTAAAGTTATGTCATATTTGtgaaataaaaaccaaatgaCTATCACATTTAGCTATGAATTAAATTGTATATTAAAAGTAGTTGACTACAACAATAACATCAAAGAAACAATATTCAAGACATATAACTTGAAGCAATACCTTGTGGCTAGATTACAATGCCTCACTTACTAAGGCATACTCTTAGCTTTTCCAGTAAATTCATCTTTATCATTGTAGTCACATAAATCCAATCTTTTATTTCATCCGTAAATCTAAAATAAGCATGCCTCCAAGTCCTATTAAAGAAGAGAGCTCCACAAATTGCCCAAAAGCCAGTTGCAAATCCAACTCCCATACCAATGTAAAAGCTGGAGTTTTCAGAATCATCTTCAACACTGCCAATTGGTGATTTATTCAAAGATTGTTCCTCAATTGTGCAGCTTTTTGGAAGAGGATCACCACATAACTGAGGATTTCCAATGTACCTAAGGGCATCAAATGATTGAAGCTGGGTGCTTGAAGGAATTCTACCCGAGAGGTTGTTGTATGACAAGTCCAAGAGACTAAGAAATGTCAAATTAGACATGCTTGGAGGAATTTCACCCGATAAATGATTTCGTGAGAGATCAACTGACTCTAACTCTTTCATACTCCCAATTTTTTCTGGTATCTTTCCAATCAAATGATTTCGagacaaattcaaaaaacgTAATTCGGAAAGATCTGAAATTTCAACAGGGATTGATCCGGACAATTTGTTACTTGAAAGGTCTATGAGCCTAACTAATTTAAGGTTCTCTTTGTATTCCATTTCTTTCCCTTTGGGAACCAGCTGAACATTCTCAACATAATATTCATTTATGTACAAATACTGAAAAGAcatagaaaaaaatgaaatatcatAGGAATCTGGGAATGCCATGGCGCTAATATTTTTCAAGCAGTTTGGTATGGATCCTGATAGGCTATTATTGGCAAGATCCAATACTCTAAGAGAAGAAAGTTGGCATATTTGTTGAGGTATATAACCCTTGAATTCACTTGATCTTAGACGGAGAATTGTAAGATTTGTCAATTCTCCAATCCATAGTGGTATGATGGACAAATGATTATTACCCATATCAATAAGCCTCAAATTTGAGCATTTTTTCAACGATGAAGGAATATCTCCATAGATGCTATTGTTTTGTAAACGCAATGATTGGAGGTTAACCAAAGCCCCCATGGAGTAGGGAATTCCACCTACTAGATTATTGCTCCCTAAGTTTAAATGGATCAAAGACGGCCAATACTTCCAGCAGTGAGAAAGTTCTCCTGATAAGAGATTGTTTGATGCATCTAAAACCTCTAATTtattctttctcattttcttttggcATAAGAAAGTAGAAATGGGTCCATAAAATGAGTTGTTAGCTATAATGAGCACTTGGACAGTAGAACTCAGAAAAATGTCTGATACATTACATTCTATGTGGTTGTCAGAGAGATTGATATATGTAATGTTTGAAGTCCAATTCCAGAACCAACCCGGAGCTTTGCCTGAAATTCCTGACATGGACATATCTAATAAACTGAGGGATTTTTGTGATTGTAGCCATGAAGGAAAATTAGGACCTATCTTAATTGAGCTCATGCGGGCATAGTAAAGTTGGAAGGGGGGAACCCAATTGGAATTGACATTAAAGAACAAAGGTGCTTCAGACA
The sequence above is drawn from the Castanea sativa cultivar Marrone di Chiusa Pesio chromosome 5, ASM4071231v1 genome and encodes:
- the LOC142637357 gene encoding receptor-like protein EIX2, whose product is MAASFATLHHVLFLVWFLPIAFSLSFFFFKAESISNVSCNEKDKQALLTLKRGLTDQDHVLSSWSDHKDCCIWDGVFCDNKIGRVSELHLNHSRLGGEISGSLLQLEHLNYLDLSDNDFNCTPIPTFLGSMFSLTHLDLFGANFCGLIPHQLGNLSSLRYLSLGSNSDLYVDNLRWMSGLSAVQHLDLGDADLHREVDWLQIMSKFPSLSELYLYNCQLDSLNPSLGFVNFTSLRLLSLLGNHFNHEIPNWFSNLSTSLLELYLYNNSLKGNIPPSIFNLEKLEHLDLGINSLNGPIPSSVGNLSRMRALYLDQNQLNGTIPKSLGLLSKLETLFVSENSLTGTVDEGHFRKLSKLKDLYMSEAPLFFNVNSNWVPPFQLYYARMSSIKIGPNFPSWLQSQKSLSLLDMSMSGISGKAPGWFWNWTSNITYINLSDNHIECNVSDIFLSSTVQVLIIANNSFYGPISTFLCQKKMRKNKLEVLDASNNLLSGELSHCWKYWPSLIHLNLGSNNLVGGIPYSMGALVNLQSLRLQNNSIYGDIPSSLKKCSNLRLIDMGNNHLSIIPLWIGELTNLTILRLRSSEFKGYIPQQICQLSSLRVLDLANNSLSGSIPNCLKNISAMAFPDSYDISFFSMSFQYLYINEYYVENVQLVPKGKEMEYKENLKLVRLIDLSSNKLSGSIPVEISDLSELRFLNLSRNHLIGKIPEKIGSMKELESVDLSRNHLSGEIPPSMSNLTFLSLLDLSYNNLSGRIPSSTQLQSFDALRYIGNPQLCGDPLPKSCTIEEQSLNKSPIGSVEDDSENSSFYIGMGVGFATGFWAICGALFFNRTWRHAYFRFTDEIKDWIYVTTMIKMNLLEKLRVCLSK